From a region of the Helicobacter hepaticus ATCC 51449 genome:
- a CDS encoding AAA family ATPase: MIGQNLTLVFNESIDIAREMRHNILTTEHLFLATLNNTQGMSILKKCGGNIQEMRRMTNLYLQKYVPFSHELTKNPKQTPALDRIIEAMVKHAQNSNRQNIDVGDLLASIMEENQSFSTQILKSQGIDRLSVLEIITHQEQEQDIYQEQKESPRDINESYLNKYTKNLSTLAKEGKIDPVIGREEEIWRVSEILARRKKNNPILVGEPGVGKTAIAEGLALEIYHKRLPKVLHNAQIFALDVGAMISGSKYRGDFEKRLKGVLKEITQMPHSVLFIDEIHTIVGAGATSGSNLDASNLLKPALANGSLRCIGATTFAEFKTHFDKDKALLRRFSKIEVKEPSLEDCYKIIEGLAPIYESYHHIKYTKNALKACVDLSARYVSDKFLPDKAIDLLDEVGANMRIYHNKIDSTPTITIKDIESILSKSVHIPKSSISKDEGKSLQNLSAKLKERIFAQDKAIDELSNVIKTNKAGLSEGNKPIGSFVFAGPSGVGKTELAKELARILGIGFVKFDMSEYMESHSISRLIGAPAGYVGFEQGGLLVDAVRKTPHCVLLFDEIEKAHHDIYNILLQMLDAASLTDNTGNKADFKNVIVIMTSNAGSQDANTLGFNANLQGKNDVAIKSLFSPELRSRIDRIIAFNPLGLREYKLIAKKYIDDIATSLKARQIHLSIDSKALNYLASQSMDKSLGAREMKKIIDSQIKLALSDEILFGALKKGGNVKITIAPLPSPHITLLCDKPSHKPKITSKRKKNVAKSF; this comes from the coding sequence ATGATAGGGCAAAACCTCACACTTGTATTTAATGAATCTATTGATATTGCACGTGAAATGCGACATAATATACTCACAACAGAACATCTTTTCCTTGCTACCCTGAACAACACGCAAGGTATGTCTATTTTAAAAAAATGTGGCGGTAATATCCAAGAAATGCGCCGAATGACAAATCTCTATTTACAAAAATATGTCCCTTTCTCTCACGAGCTCACTAAAAATCCAAAACAAACACCAGCACTTGATAGAATCATTGAAGCAATGGTAAAACACGCCCAAAATAGCAATCGTCAAAATATAGATGTTGGCGATTTACTTGCTTCAATTATGGAGGAAAATCAAAGTTTTAGCACACAGATTCTCAAGTCTCAAGGCATAGATAGATTAAGTGTATTAGAAATTATTACTCATCAAGAACAAGAGCAAGATATATATCAAGAGCAAAAAGAATCACCACGAGATATAAATGAAAGCTACCTAAACAAATACACAAAAAATCTTTCTACTCTTGCCAAAGAAGGAAAAATTGACCCAGTAATTGGACGAGAGGAAGAGATTTGGCGTGTAAGTGAAATCCTCGCTCGGCGCAAAAAAAATAATCCTATCCTTGTAGGAGAGCCAGGCGTAGGCAAAACTGCCATAGCCGAAGGCTTAGCACTTGAGATTTACCATAAACGACTCCCAAAAGTGCTACACAATGCACAAATTTTTGCACTCGATGTAGGTGCAATGATTTCAGGAAGTAAATATCGTGGCGATTTTGAAAAACGTCTCAAAGGTGTGCTTAAAGAAATAACACAAATGCCTCATAGTGTGCTTTTTATTGACGAGATTCATACTATTGTAGGTGCAGGAGCCACTTCTGGGTCAAATCTTGATGCGTCAAATCTCCTTAAACCTGCCCTTGCCAATGGTTCATTGCGATGTATTGGAGCGACCACATTTGCTGAATTTAAGACGCATTTTGATAAAGATAAAGCTTTATTACGCCGCTTTAGCAAGATAGAAGTCAAAGAACCAAGCTTAGAAGATTGCTATAAAATTATTGAGGGCTTAGCCCCTATTTACGAATCTTATCATCATATTAAATATACAAAAAATGCGCTCAAAGCCTGTGTGGATTTATCTGCAAGGTATGTAAGTGATAAATTCCTTCCTGACAAAGCTATTGACTTACTTGATGAAGTGGGTGCAAATATGAGAATCTATCACAACAAAATAGATTCGACCCCAACTATTACAATTAAAGATATAGAATCTATCCTTAGCAAAAGTGTGCATATTCCCAAAAGTTCTATAAGCAAAGATGAAGGAAAATCTCTACAAAATCTCTCTGCCAAACTCAAAGAGCGGATTTTTGCGCAAGATAAAGCTATTGATGAGCTAAGCAATGTTATTAAAACAAACAAAGCAGGGTTAAGTGAAGGCAATAAACCCATTGGTAGCTTTGTTTTTGCTGGACCAAGTGGTGTGGGAAAAACAGAACTTGCAAAAGAGTTAGCACGAATACTTGGCATAGGCTTTGTGAAGTTTGATATGAGCGAATATATGGAATCCCATTCTATTTCGCGTCTTATTGGAGCTCCTGCTGGATATGTAGGCTTTGAACAAGGAGGTTTACTTGTAGATGCGGTGCGTAAAACTCCTCATTGTGTTTTATTATTTGATGAAATAGAAAAAGCTCATCACGATATTTATAATATTTTATTACAAATGCTTGATGCGGCAAGTTTAACCGATAATACAGGGAATAAAGCCGATTTTAAAAATGTAATTGTTATTATGACAAGTAATGCGGGTAGCCAAGATGCAAATACTCTTGGTTTTAACGCCAATTTACAAGGCAAAAATGATGTAGCGATAAAATCACTCTTTTCTCCTGAGCTTCGTAGCCGCATTGATAGAATCATTGCATTTAATCCACTTGGCTTACGAGAATACAAACTGATAGCTAAAAAATATATTGATGACATTGCTACTTCATTAAAAGCACGTCAAATTCATCTTAGCATAGATTCTAAAGCACTTAATTATCTTGCTTCACAAAGTATGGATAAATCTCTTGGCGCGCGGGAGATGAAAAAAATCATTGATAGTCAAATTAAACTTGCTCTTAGTGATGAAATTCTCTTTGGTGCGCTTAAAAAAGGTGGGAATGTAAAAATTACGATTGCTCCATTGCCTAGCCCACATATTACACTCCTATGCGATAAACCCTCACATAAGCCTAAAATTACTTCCAAACGCAAAAAAAATGTTGCCAAATCTTTTTAA
- a CDS encoding ATP-dependent Clp protease adaptor ClpS, translated as MAHTAFETSLDTLLEEPKMYRVLLLNDDWTAMDFVARILMEVFDKTSDEATAITLKIHNDGKGVCGIYTYDIAELKMQIVSQMAKQHGYPLRVITEEMP; from the coding sequence TTGGCACATACGGCATTTGAAACAAGCTTGGACACTTTGCTTGAAGAACCAAAAATGTATCGTGTTTTGCTTTTAAATGATGATTGGACAGCAATGGATTTTGTAGCGCGCATTCTTATGGAAGTGTTTGACAAAACTTCTGATGAAGCTACAGCAATTACACTTAAAATCCATAATGATGGAAAAGGCGTATGCGGTATCTACACTTATGATATCGCTGAGCTCAAAATGCAAATTGTAAGTCAAATGGCGAAACAGCACGGATATCCCTTGCGCGTCATTACTGAAGAAATGCCTTAA
- a CDS encoding 2-oxoacid:acceptor oxidoreductase family protein, producing the protein MMHQLRFTGVGGQGVLLAGEILAEAQIKDKGYGVKAATYTSQVRGGPTKVDILLSNEEILYPYANEGEIEFMLSTAQVSYDSFKNGVKEGGVIVVEPNLVRPSQEDFKRFKIYEIPIITIAKEEVGNVVTQSVVALAITTTFTQCVDRNLVFQTMIEKVPAKVQEANKKAFELGEKYAKEAKVSS; encoded by the coding sequence ATGATGCATCAATTACGATTTACGGGTGTAGGAGGACAAGGTGTGCTTTTGGCAGGAGAAATTCTCGCTGAAGCACAAATTAAAGATAAAGGTTATGGAGTAAAAGCGGCAACTTATACGAGCCAAGTGCGTGGAGGACCAACAAAAGTGGATATTCTATTGAGTAATGAAGAAATCCTTTATCCCTATGCAAATGAGGGCGAAATTGAGTTTATGCTTTCTACAGCACAAGTGAGTTATGATTCTTTTAAAAATGGTGTAAAAGAAGGGGGTGTTATTGTTGTAGAGCCCAACCTTGTGCGACCAAGCCAAGAGGATTTTAAAAGGTTTAAAATTTATGAGATTCCCATTATTACGATTGCTAAAGAAGAGGTGGGCAATGTCGTAACACAATCTGTTGTAGCACTTGCTATTACAACTACCTTTACTCAATGCGTAGATAGAAATCTTGTATTCCAAACAATGATAGAAAAAGTGCCTGCTAAAGTTCAAGAAGCAAACAAAAAAGCTTTTGAGCTTGGTGAAAAGTATGCAAAAGAAGCCAAAGTGAGTTCATAA
- a CDS encoding 2-oxoglutarate ferredoxin oxidoreductase subunit beta, translating into MAFNYEEYLRMDKMPTLWCWGCGDGVILKSVIRAIDALGWNMNDVCIVSGIGCSGRFSSYVNCNTVHTTHGRTMAYATGIKLANPDKKVVVISGDGDSMAIGGNHTIHACRRNIDLNLVMINNFIYGLTNSQTSPTTPKDFWTVTAQYGNIDPNFDPCEVASAAGASFVARESVLTPKKLEKVLMEGFTHKGFSFFDIHSNCHINLGRKNKMGEATSMLKWIESRLVSKSKFDTLSAEERVGKFPTGILKHQTDRIEYCQAYEEVIKKAQAKGGH; encoded by the coding sequence ATGGCTTTTAATTACGAAGAATATTTACGAATGGACAAAATGCCAACACTTTGGTGTTGGGGCTGTGGCGATGGTGTTATCTTAAAAAGTGTGATACGCGCTATTGATGCACTTGGTTGGAATATGAATGATGTGTGTATAGTAAGTGGTATTGGTTGCTCAGGAAGATTTTCTTCATATGTAAATTGCAACACTGTGCATACTACACACGGGAGGACAATGGCTTATGCTACAGGTATTAAGCTTGCCAACCCAGATAAAAAAGTAGTTGTTATCTCTGGTGATGGAGATTCTATGGCGATTGGCGGGAATCATACAATTCACGCTTGTCGGCGCAATATTGACCTTAACCTTGTAATGATTAATAACTTCATTTATGGGCTTACTAATTCTCAAACTTCGCCTACTACACCTAAAGATTTTTGGACGGTTACGGCGCAATATGGTAATATTGACCCTAATTTTGACCCTTGTGAAGTAGCGAGTGCAGCAGGAGCAAGTTTTGTTGCTCGTGAAAGTGTGCTCACTCCCAAAAAACTTGAAAAAGTCCTTATGGAAGGCTTTACCCATAAAGGATTTAGCTTTTTTGACATTCATAGTAATTGCCATATTAATCTTGGTCGTAAAAATAAAATGGGTGAAGCAACATCTATGCTTAAATGGATAGAATCTCGCCTTGTGTCTAAAAGTAAATTTGATACACTTTCTGCAGAGGAACGTGTAGGCAAATTCCCCACTGGAATCCTTAAACATCAGACAGATAGAATTGAATATTGTCAAGCGTATGAAGAGGTAATTAAAAAAGCTCAAGCTAAAGGGGGACACTAA
- a CDS encoding 2-oxoglutarate synthase subunit alpha — protein sequence MRELITGGNELVALAAIESGCRFFGGYPITPSSEIAHEMSVELPKIGGKFIQMEDEISGIAVALGASMSGVKAMTATSGPGISLKSEQIGYGFMAEIPLVVVDVMRGGPSTGLPTRVSQGDINQTKSPSHGDFCSIALAVGNLQEAYTQTIRAFNLAEKYMTPVFLLLDETIGHMHGKTLIPDLKDIKPTIYNREEFKGDPKDYQPYGVAQDKPAVLNPFFKGYKYHITGLHHGGSGFPTEDEKLSQNLIDRLFNKIESHIDDIVEYEEYELNDAEILIIAYGSVSLSVKEAIHTLRKQGVKVGLFRPITMWPSPAKQLKTLGKKFEKILMIELNKGQYKQEVERIMQKDITFLGKANGRSISPTEIITTIKEM from the coding sequence ATGCGTGAGTTAATTACAGGAGGAAATGAACTTGTCGCGTTAGCTGCGATAGAGTCAGGTTGTCGTTTTTTTGGTGGCTATCCCATTACGCCTTCAAGCGAAATTGCCCACGAGATGAGTGTTGAGTTACCAAAAATTGGAGGAAAGTTTATTCAAATGGAAGACGAAATTAGCGGTATCGCTGTGGCATTAGGAGCATCAATGAGTGGTGTCAAAGCGATGACTGCCACTTCTGGACCGGGTATATCTCTTAAATCTGAACAAATTGGTTATGGTTTTATGGCTGAGATTCCTCTTGTGGTAGTTGATGTAATGCGTGGAGGACCTTCCACAGGACTACCTACACGTGTATCGCAAGGTGATATTAATCAAACCAAATCTCCAAGTCATGGTGATTTTTGTTCAATCGCTCTTGCAGTAGGAAACCTTCAAGAGGCTTATACACAAACTATTCGTGCTTTTAATCTTGCTGAAAAGTATATGACACCTGTTTTCTTGCTTCTTGATGAAACAATAGGGCATATGCACGGCAAAACACTTATTCCTGATTTAAAAGACATTAAGCCTACAATTTACAATCGCGAAGAATTTAAAGGTGACCCAAAAGATTACCAACCTTATGGTGTTGCGCAAGACAAACCTGCTGTCCTTAATCCATTCTTTAAGGGTTATAAATACCATATTACAGGGCTTCATCACGGAGGAAGTGGATTCCCAACTGAAGATGAAAAGCTTTCGCAAAATCTCATTGACAGACTTTTTAACAAAATTGAATCCCACATTGATGATATTGTGGAATATGAAGAATATGAGCTTAATGATGCAGAGATTCTCATTATCGCTTATGGTTCTGTTTCGCTTTCTGTAAAAGAGGCTATTCATACTTTAAGAAAACAAGGTGTGAAAGTGGGGCTTTTCCGTCCTATCACAATGTGGCCTAGCCCTGCAAAACAGCTTAAAACATTGGGCAAAAAGTTTGAGAAAATTCTTATGATTGAACTCAATAAAGGACAATACAAGCAAGAAGTGGAACGTATTATGCAAAAAGATATTACTTTCCTAGGCAAGGCTAACGGACGCAGTATTTCGCCCACAGAGATTATCACAACAATCAAGGAGATGTAA
- a CDS encoding 4Fe-4S dicluster domain-containing protein, which translates to MGIKKAPQNVPVWVDETRCKACDVCVSLCPSGVLGMRKDEHKVLGKIISVAYPESCIGCRECELHCPDFAIFVADKEEFKFAKVSKEAQERAAKIKENKFMVI; encoded by the coding sequence ATGGGAATCAAAAAAGCACCGCAAAATGTGCCGGTATGGGTCGATGAGACACGTTGTAAAGCGTGCGATGTATGTGTGTCGCTCTGTCCGAGTGGCGTTTTAGGTATGAGAAAAGACGAACATAAAGTTCTAGGGAAAATCATCTCTGTAGCTTATCCAGAAAGTTGCATTGGTTGTAGAGAATGCGAACTGCATTGTCCTGATTTTGCGATTTTTGTTGCTGATAAGGAAGAATTTAAGTTTGCTAAGGTCAGCAAAGAGGCACAAGAACGTGCTGCAAAAATCAAAGAAAATAAATTTATGGTGATATAA
- a CDS encoding malate dehydrogenase has protein sequence MFEKIAIIGGSGNVGSHIAFLGAMRHIAKEILLFSNDIPRCKGVGLDISQAAAIFDIPILIKGCNSYEEIAESEVVIITAGFPRTPNMTRNDLLLKNASIIQEISSNVARIAPQSLLIVVSNPLDAMCLVAKQWSKFEKERVIGMAGILDSARLTYESKVMLGDFNKHIQSYVIGSHSDDMLPLLRHCLCEGKVFTDIFTPKMQEELIKETKGGGAKIVNYYQKGSAYFAPASGVIKILEAISTLNEEILVCSVFTEGEYGIKDIYLGLPIKLGKKGVEHIVELPLNQQEQEMLNISTQGIKEQVEILKDNKLLY, from the coding sequence ATGTTTGAGAAAATTGCTATCATAGGCGGCTCTGGCAATGTCGGTTCTCATATTGCATTCTTAGGTGCTATGCGACATATTGCAAAAGAGATTCTCCTTTTTAGCAATGATATTCCTCGTTGCAAAGGTGTAGGGCTTGATATTTCCCAAGCTGCAGCTATTTTTGATATTCCTATTCTTATTAAGGGTTGTAATAGCTATGAAGAAATAGCTGAAAGTGAAGTGGTTATTATCACCGCTGGATTTCCACGCACACCAAATATGACGCGTAATGATTTGCTTCTTAAAAATGCAAGTATTATACAAGAAATCAGCTCAAATGTCGCTAGAATCGCTCCTCAATCCTTACTAATTGTTGTTTCAAATCCACTTGATGCAATGTGTCTTGTAGCAAAGCAGTGGAGTAAGTTTGAAAAAGAACGTGTCATCGGTATGGCAGGGATTCTTGATAGTGCACGACTTACCTATGAAAGCAAAGTAATGCTTGGAGATTTTAACAAACATATACAATCGTATGTAATAGGCTCTCATAGCGATGATATGTTACCCTTGCTACGTCATTGCCTATGTGAGGGCAAAGTTTTTACTGATATTTTCACTCCTAAAATGCAAGAGGAGCTCATCAAGGAAACAAAGGGGGGTGGAGCTAAAATTGTAAATTATTATCAGAAAGGCTCAGCGTATTTTGCTCCTGCAAGCGGGGTGATAAAAATACTTGAAGCTATTAGCACTCTAAATGAGGAAATACTCGTATGTAGCGTATTTACAGAGGGTGAATATGGAATAAAAGATATTTATCTTGGACTTCCAATTAAACTTGGCAAAAAAGGAGTAGAACACATTGTAGAATTACCACTAAATCAGCAAGAGCAGGAAATGTTAAATATTTCCACACAAGGTATCAAAGAACAAGTTGAGATTCTTAAAGATAACAAGTTGTTGTATTAA
- the mltG gene encoding endolytic transglycosylase MltG, with translation MSKKITILAMLLDFFIIIVITILFYLLHPVQTERIINLPKGSLPKIIAYLNDNGQHINKLDTLFIRFLGQPQSGYIDMKAELLPKGAFFKSLVSSKAATKEVTLIPGETLYYFIRILSQKFNLSTEELQSAYDKYFPYPDGVIFPDTYSLPVGIKEDEIMKILYEISIKRHEQNAIKLLGSYNQEQWFKNVSIASVVQKEAANNEEMPIVAAVVFNRIKKNMPLQMDGSLNYGQYSHSKITPERIRNDNSPYNTYKNKGVPPYPAGSVSLQAIEAVLKPADVDYLYFVRDRATGTHKFSKTYEEHRSYF, from the coding sequence ATGAGTAAAAAAATAACTATACTTGCAATGCTTTTGGATTTTTTTATTATCATTGTTATAACCATATTGTTTTATTTGCTTCACCCTGTGCAAACTGAACGCATAATCAATCTGCCCAAAGGCTCACTGCCCAAAATTATAGCATACTTAAATGATAACGGGCAACACATTAATAAATTAGACACTCTTTTTATTCGTTTCTTAGGACAACCACAAAGTGGATATATTGATATGAAAGCTGAATTGTTACCTAAAGGTGCATTTTTTAAATCTCTTGTAAGCTCAAAAGCTGCAACTAAAGAAGTTACACTGATTCCAGGTGAAACTCTGTATTATTTCATTCGCATACTCTCCCAAAAATTTAATCTTTCTACAGAAGAACTCCAAAGCGCTTATGATAAGTATTTTCCTTATCCTGATGGCGTGATTTTTCCCGATACCTATAGCCTTCCTGTTGGTATTAAAGAAGATGAAATAATGAAGATTCTCTATGAAATCTCCATAAAACGACACGAACAAAATGCGATAAAGCTACTCGGCTCATACAATCAAGAACAATGGTTTAAAAATGTGAGTATTGCTTCTGTGGTGCAAAAAGAAGCAGCAAATAACGAAGAAATGCCCATTGTTGCAGCCGTAGTGTTTAATCGTATCAAAAAAAATATGCCTCTGCAAATGGACGGCTCACTTAATTATGGGCAATATTCACATTCTAAGATTACACCTGAACGTATCCGTAATGACAATAGCCCCTATAATACTTATAAAAATAAAGGTGTGCCACCATATCCTGCTGGAAGCGTAAGCCTACAAGCCATTGAAGCGGTGCTTAAGCCTGCTGATGTGGATTATCTCTATTTTGTACGAGATAGAGCCACAGGCACACATAAATTTAGTAAAACTTACGAAGAACATCGTAGCTATTTCTAA
- a CDS encoding YhdP family protein: MIIKKSKSIASIVIFLLILLSLSIIGYKVLSNGIYSPSISFGKTHIEGLYLRLNNKLILEIQKLDISAWQTEDNSQLQDKEDTSMSADEILGWIKKFLFVTSYFEKLDIKNLVFADKLQRSVHYDGKEYVINSPTFIARMGVEDNNKIIDLFIYQLDFLQFGLQVQGKFSYQPLKKTLEMNIAISPKEPTNDPEQPTLFVHSITDFHKINMEASSSHLYNLESIKPYILKLNNPTLNNWLFKNVHYDVLKLHSLRFQSTLNKHFFAQLQKTLALDLAIESPKVYLAPHLKPIEATRAILYMRDEKLTFLLKEPFFTNMNLDGSEVTISNIFTQPFGVQIAIRSHNAMLNNELSDLLHTYHINVPLRSVDSNLEVNLNIDIQSKDKRIHTFVNGNITTPNTTLEAGGQKLIADNFNLIFVNAPNRAYIQLLNTKINYANNIQGILNILWNLQDSKLQGDLLIDKFALSSQNLSQAKSLPKIPKESDELTKRIIQAIYEESQKGFSEEIVKIDKSNLKKISIIGDLGEDKIITLPDFGMKIRIGEESVFELSDIAKIYPYSPILQYFGIPNGSIKLWTKDFETMHLNAKVDNLTYPLYDKDAQRLSHFFLEGVINKSGIFIDSKNKKFTFIKEGNVVKIILDGYNLRIDEVFSSKIPALAQIKQENEKEEILTLEQRRKQEEFIRAKQRYERENKLSPHIVYLETRNMDFYLNQYVIPSDVASITLRDGIIRADVTYGNGVANVDMAYSRAVLRLSNFSDKFLNRVWQRDIFRGGLFNFKGIYDEGILKGEISMQNTIYQDLAIVQNVLALIDTIPALLTFRKPGLGANGYEIKNGKINLVINDEYLVLENINLEGSSIDVEGGGLVELKNKELDIVLKASTLKTLTDIINTIPLLNYVILGNDGKITTGIMLKGTLDNPKSEVSVVEDILLSPFEMVGRILKPVEKLLNNISNALDESIDAPPEMLDSTQLPQDNLNIPQQE, encoded by the coding sequence ATGATAATAAAAAAATCCAAAAGCATTGCAAGTATAGTTATTTTTTTACTCATTTTACTTTCGCTCTCAATTATAGGATATAAGGTTCTTTCCAATGGTATTTATAGTCCTTCTATTAGTTTTGGAAAGACTCATATTGAGGGATTGTATCTTAGATTAAATAACAAGTTGATTTTAGAAATACAAAAACTTGACATCTCGGCGTGGCAAACTGAAGATAATTCCCAATTACAGGACAAAGAAGATACATCTATGAGTGCTGATGAGATATTGGGCTGGATTAAGAAGTTTTTATTTGTTACTTCTTATTTTGAAAAACTTGATATTAAGAATCTTGTTTTTGCAGATAAACTTCAGCGAAGTGTGCATTATGATGGTAAAGAGTATGTTATTAACTCGCCCACATTTATTGCACGAATGGGTGTAGAAGATAATAATAAAATTATAGATCTTTTTATTTATCAACTTGATTTTTTGCAGTTTGGTTTGCAAGTGCAAGGAAAATTTTCCTACCAACCACTCAAAAAAACACTTGAAATGAACATAGCAATTTCACCTAAAGAACCAACTAATGACCCGGAACAACCTACGCTTTTTGTGCATAGTATTACAGATTTTCACAAAATCAATATGGAAGCTTCCAGTTCTCACCTTTATAACCTTGAAAGCATTAAGCCTTATATTTTAAAGCTCAATAATCCAACACTTAATAATTGGTTATTTAAAAATGTGCATTATGATGTTCTCAAACTCCATTCTCTTAGATTTCAAAGCACACTTAATAAGCATTTTTTTGCTCAACTCCAAAAAACGCTTGCTCTTGATTTAGCTATCGAATCTCCAAAGGTTTATCTTGCACCTCATCTTAAGCCTATTGAGGCTACACGAGCGATTTTGTATATGCGAGATGAAAAACTTACTTTTTTGCTCAAAGAGCCATTTTTTACAAATATGAATCTTGATGGTTCTGAAGTTACAATAAGTAATATTTTTACCCAGCCGTTTGGTGTTCAAATTGCCATTCGTTCTCATAATGCTATGCTTAACAATGAGTTGAGTGATTTGCTTCATACATATCACATTAATGTGCCTTTGCGCAGCGTAGATTCTAATTTAGAGGTAAATCTCAATATTGATATACAGAGCAAAGATAAACGGATTCATACATTTGTTAATGGTAATATCACTACGCCAAATACGACATTAGAAGCAGGAGGGCAAAAGCTTATAGCAGATAATTTCAATCTTATTTTTGTTAATGCGCCCAATAGAGCTTATATACAGCTTCTTAATACAAAAATTAATTATGCTAATAATATTCAGGGCATACTTAATATCTTATGGAATCTACAAGATTCTAAGTTACAAGGAGATTTGCTTATTGATAAGTTTGCTCTTAGCTCACAGAATCTCTCTCAAGCTAAGTCTTTACCGAAAATACCAAAAGAAAGCGATGAATTAACAAAGCGGATTATTCAAGCTATTTATGAAGAATCACAAAAAGGTTTTAGTGAAGAGATTGTGAAAATTGATAAAAGTAATCTTAAAAAAATTAGTATTATAGGAGATTTAGGAGAAGATAAAATTATTACTTTGCCAGATTTTGGTATGAAAATTCGCATAGGAGAAGAGAGTGTATTTGAATTGAGTGATATTGCCAAAATTTATCCATATTCACCTATTTTGCAGTATTTTGGCATACCAAATGGTTCAATTAAGCTTTGGACAAAGGATTTTGAAACGATGCACTTAAATGCTAAAGTAGATAATCTAACCTATCCACTTTACGATAAAGATGCTCAACGTTTAAGTCATTTCTTCCTTGAGGGAGTAATTAATAAGAGCGGTATATTCATTGATTCAAAAAATAAAAAATTTACATTTATAAAAGAGGGTAATGTTGTTAAAATTATTCTTGATGGATATAATCTGCGCATTGACGAAGTTTTTTCAAGCAAGATTCCCGCACTCGCACAGATTAAACAAGAAAATGAGAAAGAAGAGATTCTTACTCTAGAGCAACGTAGAAAACAAGAAGAATTTATTAGAGCAAAACAAAGATATGAGCGTGAAAATAAGCTCTCACCACATATTGTTTATCTTGAGACACGTAATATGGATTTTTATCTCAACCAATATGTGATTCCATCAGACGTAGCATCGATTACTTTGCGTGATGGGATAATACGAGCTGATGTTACCTATGGCAATGGAGTGGCAAATGTAGATATGGCATATTCACGTGCAGTTTTACGTTTGAGCAATTTTAGCGATAAGTTTCTTAATCGTGTATGGCAACGTGATATTTTTCGTGGAGGACTTTTTAATTTTAAGGGCATTTATGATGAGGGCATACTTAAAGGCGAAATTAGTATGCAAAATACGATTTATCAAGATTTAGCCATTGTGCAAAATGTTCTTGCACTCATCGATACAATTCCTGCGTTGCTAACTTTTCGCAAACCCGGACTTGGTGCAAATGGTTATGAGATTAAAAATGGAAAGATAAATCTTGTTATTAATGATGAGTATTTGGTGCTTGAGAATATTAATTTGGAGGGAAGTTCTATTGATGTGGAGGGTGGAGGACTTGTTGAGTTAAAGAATAAGGAACTGGATATAGTGTTAAAAGCCTCTACTCTCAAGACTTTAACGGATATTATTAATACTATCCCATTACTTAATTATGTTATTTTAGGGAATGATGGCAAAATAACTACGGGAATTATGCTAAAGGGCACACTTGATAATCCAAAGAGTGAAGTGAGTGTTGTAGAAGATATTTTATTAAGCCCTTTTGAAATGGTGGGTAGAATCTTAAAGCCAGTGGAAAAACTTTTAAATAATATTTCAAATGCGCTTGATGAAAGTATAGATGCGCCACCAGAGATGCTTGATTCTACCCAATTACCTCAAGATAACCTCAATATCCCACAACAAGAATAA
- a CDS encoding FeoA family protein — MTLYDCNLGEECKIVRCDTQDNALKDRFISFGIVKDKVCRVVSHSINHLAVAVIIEGTQVALRDSEAKLIIVEPIK; from the coding sequence ATGACGCTTTATGATTGTAATCTTGGAGAAGAGTGCAAAATAGTGCGCTGTGATACGCAAGATAATGCACTTAAAGACAGATTCATATCTTTTGGTATAGTTAAAGATAAAGTATGTCGTGTAGTGAGTCATTCAATTAATCATTTGGCAGTTGCAGTAATAATTGAGGGCACACAGGTAGCTTTGCGAGATTCTGAAGCAAAATTGATTATTGTTGAACCCATAAAGTGA